From Impatiens glandulifera chromosome 7, dImpGla2.1, whole genome shotgun sequence:
aaagaatagacaaaagaaaaaaatagtaaaaagagataaataaattaataaaaaaaagagaaaaaatgaatattaaataaataaatattaaattaaaaaaaactaacttgGTTATTAATGAAGGTTAGATTAACCCAGTTTTAATAGTACGTTTAAATGAACtgaacttttattagttcaACCGCCTAACTGAGTTATTTGTACAAGtaagtacatacgtttaaattattttttttaaatagtaattaaattgaaaattttaaaaaaattatgaagtaatatcacatttttaccgtaaaaaaACTCACCCGAGTCCCAACATAGATCCGCTCTCGTGATGTCTGAATCACTCGATAATTGTTGGGATGTTTGAATCGAATCAATCGATGCAACAGATATGGGCGAGACTAAATTGTTGGGTTacaattcttattatttttttatagaatcgTCGtactttcaataattatattcGACCAACAGGGGTATAATATGATACTATCTCATATTTGTTTTAGAAATCCCGTAAAGTCAATTGAGGAGCTAATTATCGCCCTTCTTGAAGATTTTTgtgtaagttaatttttttttcaacaatgaattttttattatttgttgtgCTTAAAGTCTTCAACTAAATCCAAAAGAGGAAGAACAAATGCGGACGTCTCTATGAAAATTATCCAAGTTTTTAGTCTCTTCCAAGGAAAAAAGAAGGCACCATTGATCATGCTTATGAAGAGCTTTCGTTTATATGATCTCAATATGTATGTATTTGTATCCTCATAAAGACGAATCGGGTCAAGACCGTATTTTTAGGGTTGTTCTCACCTAACACCTAAGaccgtatatatatatagatagatatagacATTTAGTCATGCATATCGAACCACCCACTTTCTCATTTCAGTCATCATCATCGTCACCCATAGTCAGAGCTGTTCGGAGTGTTCGATTTGTATCGTCTCTCTATAGGATCAGTAGGATTCCTACCTTATCCTCTAGACTTTCCGTCTCTAATCCACTATACCCTCGTTGTTCTTTGATCGATTCTCCATCCATTTGCATCTCCTCTGCCTCTCGATCTTGGACTCGCGATCTTCACTTGCGATCTAGAGCTCAGATCAGAAATTCCGCGATCCAACGGAATATTTCGACCATGGGTATATTCATGCTTTTCTAGaatctctttattttttcttagatGGAGTGTGTTGACCACGAGTTCGATAGAGATTAGGATTTCGATTTTAGTCATTTTCATTGGATCGATATTTTCTATGTCGAAGCTTAGAAATGATATTGTATATGGGTTTATGGTAAGATTTGAATCCTTGATCTGATTCGAATAACATCTTTGAATATCTGATAAGTATCGGATTCGAAGCTTGAATTGaccttttatattacaaaaagttttaatattcttttgtaTCTTCTTCTTGAACATgctaattttgtttctttatctGCTTGTATGTTCTAAGTGTTAATTTGTTAAAACTCCTGCCACTTCAGCTGCAGAGAATCCTTTTGCGAGCATCTTCACCAGCTTACCCAAGCCTGAAGGTGGAGAATTTGGAAAATATTATAGCTTACCTGCACTTAATGATCCAAGGATTGGTATGATTCATTCTAAATAATGTCTTTCTCATCGTTTAACATGACTATTTGACTGAGTTTATCATTCAGATTCTTATGCTAATTGGGTCTTTGGAAATGATGAGTTAAAATGATTTCCTTGTTTGTTTGGCATACTGTAGATAGTCTTCCATTCTCAATCAGGATCCTGTTGGAATCAGCCATTCGGAACTGTGACAATTTCCAAGTGACACAGAAAGATGTTGAAAAGATTATTGATTGGGAGAACACATCTCCAAAGCAAGTTGAAATTCCTTTCAAACCTGCTCGTGTTCTTCTACAGGTTGATATTATTAGCTTTTATGATATCTCAATCCCATGAAAAAATTCAAGTTCTAAATCCTTTTCTGTTTTTGTATAGGATTTCACTGGAGTTCCGGCTGTGGTCGATCTTGCAAGTATGCGGGATGCTATGAACAGCCTTGGCAGTGATCCGAACAAAATCAACCCTTTGGTACTGTTTCTGTCCTTGCTATTTTATATCCTCTCACCGCATAATACAAACTCTTGGTTTGCTGCATGTATTGAACTGTCATAATCTTGGTATACCATTACATTTTACATGTATAAGTTGTTACTAGTGATACTAAGAGGCTTCTTTCGATATAATTGGAGATGTATTACCCATCCAGATTAGTTAAAGTGGTAAGAGTCTTAAACGTAAGAGGTTGATGTCTCAAGTTCGATTCCCACTGTAATCACCTTGATTAAGTGTGGGTCATGTGGCTGTGGGATAGAAAAAGAAACCATTgtctaaaaaaaaagaaataatggGAGTTGCATTGAATGGGGATTCGGATTTTGGTCTGAAGAAAGCGTATGATTCCTTAGAGAAGTGGTTAATTAGTAATGGAAAAACAGAAGAACAAATTAGAAGAATGAGAAGCAAAAAAGAATTAATTGTGAGAAAATGAGAATCATTAAGATGAATTTGGCTAAATGAAAGCATTAGTGAAACTAATTTAGATCATGTAAATTAAGAAGTAAGTTCAGAGGAATTTTGAGGTGACATATCTTGGTGGGATGGTTTATTAGTAGTCAGTGTTTTGGTGTTTCTTTGTTCAAATGTTCTTACTTGATCATAATCTTCATGCTTGAAGGTTATCTGTTGTGCTTGTAGAGGCCTTCTTCCCCCTTTCTATTTCTTTTGGACGTTAATCGTTTTGCGGCTGCAATTTGCTATTATCTATTAATACAAacttgtatttttatttttgaaaaaaaaaaatactaaagtGGTTTCTATTTTCAGGTTCCAGTTGATCTGGTCATTGATCATTCAGTTCAGGTTGATGTTGCTAGAAGTGAGAATGCAGTTCAGGCAAATATGGAGTTGGAATTTCACAGAAACAAAGAAAGGTTTGGTTTTCTGAGATGGGGTTCAACAGCATTTAGAAACATGCTGGTGGTTCCTCCTGGTTCTGGTATTGTCCATCAGGTAATTTTTTCATCTCAGATTGCAGCAAAACTTTTATTTGTCTAAAACATTTCTCCAGATATATTATTTCAGTCTGATTATCATGTGACcgtttaatataattaacattctatttatattttaaatttagttcatttctttttcttttatcactGAATTGAAAACATACACATTGGCAAAGAGGTGTTTCGATGTTCATCAATTTCCTTTTCATCATTTTCAGGTTAACCTTGAATACCTTGGTCGTGTTGTTTTCAACACAGATGGAGTTCTTTACCCAGATAGTGTGGTAGGGACAGATTCTCACACAACCATGATTGACGGTTTAGGAGTTGCTGGTTGGGGTGTTGGAGGAATAGAAGCTGAAGCTGTGATGCTCGGCCAGGtacttaaaacaaaattattatagtaTGTCTATTTTTTTTACCCAATCGAACTTATGTTCGTTTTCTGAATATTTAACAGCCAATGAGCATGGTATTGCCTGGTGTTGTTGGGTTCCAATTATCTGGGAAATTGCGTAGTGGTGTCACAGCAACTGATTTAGTCCTGACAGTTACACAAATTCTAAGGAAACATGGTGTTGTTGGCAAGTTTGTTGAGTTTTATGGTAATATGATCTTTCAAGACTGGATTCATATATCTATCTTGTTTTCATTCTATTCATGCAACTTTGGTTAACTTTTTTGCATACAATTTCAGGTGAGGGTATGGGCGAATTATCGTTAGCTGATAGGGCAACTATTGCAAACATGTCACCTGAGTATGGAGCAACTATGGGTTTCTTCCCTGTGGATCATGTAACATTACAATATCTCAAGTTAACTGGAAGAAGTGATGAAACTGTGAGTATTATAATAATCTCTCAGCATAGGCACCAAcagaatcatttttttttagtttcaaCTCTTGGGTTGTCTAGTAGGGTtaggaatattttaaaaaaattagtaaattatACCCTACactttttattatgttttcttttatttctgcTTTGAGTAATCGCTTTTGACAGCAAATTTGAAACCTATCAAGAGCTAGTTAGAGCCCGAGAAGAACTAACCATTTGACAACTAGAAATATAAGTAAGGATTCTGATCCAGAGTCTGCTCCTAGCCACtgattataaaagaaaaaacttatCCCAAGATATAGTTGTTATCTTTCTTTTCTAGCCCAGGTAAATTGACTTGCTACCAATGGGGACAGAAAGAAACTACACAAAATAGCAAGAAATTAGCACAAAATGAAAAAAGGAAAATGGTGCATAAACTATAAACAAATAACTTGACTATAACTAGATAGGCTCAGTTgtatgaaatgaaatgaatgaAGAATGTTTTATCCTGTCCTGGCCTTTTCTCCTTCTATTCTCTCTTGGCATCTCATCTGATTTTTATTATCTCTTCTAATCTAAACCCTGTATTATGGAAAGAGAAACCGCAAGGCTATGTTTTGGGGGTTCAATTTCAAAtactttttgttttgtttgatgacttaaaatatggaattagaattataatCAAGTAGAATTGAATTTATATGATTTCTTATGTTCTGATTCCATCATTCCCACTTCGGAATTGTAATTATATGATTTctcaaaacataaaattattatttcaattctaTTTCCAATTTTACTCATCCAAACATAGCCTAACGGATACTCTAATTGATGTTGCTATTTAGGTGGCAAGGATTGAAGCTTATTTGCGTGCAAACAAAATGTTTGTTGATTACAATGAGGTAAGAAATTCATGTTTCTctttaaattataaactatatagTTAGTGTTTTTGTGTACCTGTTAAGCTGATGAGATGGTTTTACAATCCAGCCTCAACAAAAAAGAGTGTACTCGTCATATTTGGAGCTTAATCTAGCAGAGGTTGAGCCATGTATGTCTGGACCTAAGAGGTAATGTAATATTGATCACTTAAAGAATGTCTtttgatatttgatttaatgGTTGCTTTGATTGACGATAAACTGTAAACTGAACAGACCCCATGACCGAGTTCCCTTGAAAGACATGAAAGCTGACTGGCATTCATGCGTTGCGAGTAAAGTTGGTTTCAAGGTTAGACTCAGATgtctaatttgtttttataaaatgatgcGCGCACTTGATGACAGTATTGGTTGAAAATGTTTTGTGTTAGATTGGTGCTTCGTGAAGTCAATTTCCTCAATTCCTTCTTGTGGCTTAGgtctaaaattattaaactattttCAGGGATTTGGTGTTCCAATTGAAGAACGACCTAAGGTTGCAAATTTCTCATTCCATGGGCAGCCTGCTGAGCTTAAGCATGGTAGCGTGGTAATAGCTGCCATTACAAGTTGCACAAACACTTCGAATCCTAGTGTCATGCTTGGTGCTGCCCTTGTTGCAAAGAAAGCCTGTGATCTAGGCTTGGAGGTTCGTAttgagcctatttgaaaactatTATTTTGTCATAAGTTTCTTTGGAAAATTGtcaaagttattaaaaaaaatttctgaccatgatccagattataatgttattcttggttcatttggtataaagattattttttggatcatgatctacATTATAGTGTGAATAgagatttttttagataatgaTCCAGATTATTATCAGGATCATTGTAATCTTTGgtaaacataacaaatgtagaatTTTTGGATTATACTCCACATGAAAAATGCATACCAAAACAGCATATTTTCTTAAAGAGtcttgaatttttattgtttttaatttataaatgaatcaTTATGTCTTAACCCTTAAACCATATTTCCTCGTATTATTTTTTGCCGTAGTAGACACAAGTTTACTACAACATCAGGTTAATGCATAGGTTTTTTGGATCATAatccaaatgaaaaaaaaaatgcataccAAAACAGCCCCCATCTTAAAGcatcttttttgttgtagtaGACACAAGTCTAGTACAGCATAAGGTTATTATGCACTACTCTTGTATTAATTATGTAACCTGAATATGTTCAGGTTAAGCCATGGACAAAGACAAGTCTTGCTCCAGGTTCTGGTGTTGTTACTAAATACCTGCTTCAGAGGTAATTGAGCCCTTTTTGTTACTGGAATTTGTTTTAGAAAGTTGTGGTTATATGggattttgtcaatttattatGTGACgagtttctctttcttttttgttGTGCCTGGTTAAAAAATTGTGGTTAAGTGAGATTACAGTTGCATTTGCCAAATGAATTGTGGCTGGATTATTATCCCAGATTCTGTAGACAGACAATGCTTAAAAAAATTGTAGAGTTGAATTTTTTAAAGGGATTGAGTTTCCAAACAAATGTATACCAGAAACCAAAGCAGCTCATttatgctaaaaatatttacTTCTCCATATTTTGTTTATACCTGAAAAATCGTGAAAGTTAAAATTGcaagttttgtttgtttgtttggtatAAGATGATGATTTTTGGCTTCATATGGTATTAAGGTTATTTTCTATATCATGATCATATTCACCATCACACAGATTATTCTCGAGATCTTGTGATTTTTTGCAAACGTAACAAATGTATATTTTTCCAAATCATGATCTGGATCATATAGTATGATAACAAATACGTCCATTGTGCTCTACtcattaagttaaaaataaaatgctcCAACATTATGCTAACTGAAAATTGGCTTATGCAGTGGACTACAAAAGTACTTGAATCAACTGGGCTTTAATATTGTTGGCTATGGCTGCACAACTTGCATTGGCAATTCAGGAGATCTTGATGAATCAGTGTCATCTGCTATTACAGACAATGgtactttctcttctttttaattttttcctgTTGGAAAACTAAGAAAATTGTTTTCAGTCTGAGGAATAAcataaaatgtttaattgtagcttattttgaattttgatgtcTTGTTCCTTATTTATTCCCTTCACATTTGCAGATATTATTGCTGCCGCCGTGCTTTCTGGAAACAGAAATTTCGAAGGCCGTGTTCATCCCCTAACAAGGGCCAACTATCTTGCTTCCCCTCCATTAGTTGTGGCTTATGCACTAGCTGGAACGGTAAGATATCTCAATGCTACTTTACTACTtttatattagaatatttataaGAATGCTACTAACCTTAgtatttatatgttattttctttagaataataaatataacaatttgaagtttattttttttgttcttcgtaataataagaatatttgactatttatattataaatagttttaGTTAGAATAATTACAGTAATAtcatcttaatttatatatttacaatgtcaatgtattattatttcttaatattttttatattagaatatttttgttaatgctactaacattaatatttatatatgttatttttgttagaatactaaatataacaattttaagctcattttatttgtttcttcgtaataatatgaatatttaattcattatactagttatattataaataatttagttggAATAGTATCTTTGTTTTACCTTTGTTGTTCTTTGTTTAAATGACTTCCTATTGATTTCCTTGACCTTTTTCAAAAAGAATAATATCTAGAATAGAAAAATATTGAGTGCAGTGATTATAGTATAAACAGTGCCTGCCCAGCTTGAACAATTGAACTTTCTATTTGCAGGTAGATATTGATTTTGAGAAGGAGCCCATCGGAACAGGAAAAGATGGTAACAGTGTATACTTCAGAGACATCTGGCCTAGCACTGAAGAAATTGCCGAGGTAGAGAGTTTATAACAATCCTAGGTGTGGTGTGTcttataaaactgaaaattaagtgcTTAATACTGAATTTTAGGtgccaaattaaataaatgtctgAAAAATAAATGctgaataaaccaaatgaaaatatctgaattttatttgataaaatgttaAACTAATGTCCAGATAGTACGTAAGACCATTTTAGCCTTAAGCGCTTAATTTTGTAGATTAAGTGATAAGTTGTGTTTTGTTTGCGTTGTAGGTTGTTCAATCAAGTGTGCTACCTGATATGTTCAAGAGTACCTATGAAGCAATCACCAATGGTAACGCTATGTGGAATTCACTCTCGGTCCCTTCTTCGAGTCTGTATGAATGGGATTCAAAATCGACTTACATTCACGATCCTCCGTATTTCAAGGGCATGACTGTCGACCCACCTGGTCCGAATGGAGTCAAAGATGCTTACTGCTTGCTTAACTTTGGTGACAGCATCACAACCGATCATATTTCTCCAGCAGGAAGTATTCATAAGGATAGCCCTGCTGCTAAGTACCTTCTTGAACGTGGGGTTGATCGCAAAGACTTCAATTCCTATGGAAGCCGAAGAGGAAATGACGAAGTTATGGCTAGGGGTACCTTTGCTAACATTCGCATTGTTAATAAGTTATTGAACGGAGAAGTTGGTCCTAAGACAGTCCACATTCCAACTGGAGAGAAGCTTTATGTTTATGATGCAGCAATGGTAATAAGAGTTGGaaacatataacattttttttttgttttcataattTGGTATTCTAAATTGTTGAATTTGTTGCTACAGAGGTACAAGGCTGCTGGACAAGGCACTGTTGTGTTGGCTGGAGCAGAATATGGAAGTGGAAGCTCAAGAGATTGGGCTGCCAAAGGTCCAATGTTGTTGGTGAGTTGAATATGTaacttgtttattttgttttttcgcAAAGTTGTTCATTTTTCTTGTTGAACTTGCATCAAAAGTTTCATTTTGCTTGCTCAATTTTTGTCAGTTCACTTGCTAAGTTTCTGAAAATGGCTCGAAAAGAGTCTGTCGTTAATTTctcttttaacattttaaatatatgatatttatactaacaaAACCCCTCAATGGTTTTAAATTGGATCCGACCCACTTTTCTCTTACTTTGGTTTTTGCCTTCCTCCATTGCCCAAAACTGGAATAAATGGAGAAGgccaaaaacaaattaaaaaataagtggAGAGATGATGGAAGGTGGGACGGATCcgatttaaaacaaataagggATTGTTTATGTAAGATATTTAACATTGTTAAAAGAAAACCGACGGTGAGACTCATTTTGAGCTATTTTCATAACAAACTTTTGATGCAAGTTCAAAACAAACTTATTCCCATTCTTCTTTTGCTTTTTTCAACACTCTCTTAACTCTTCTTGTCTTGGTTTCAGGGAGTGAAAGCGGTGATTGCAAAGAGTTTTGAGAGAATTCATCGCAGTAATCTGGTTGGAATGGGTGTTATTCCTCTTTGTTTCAAATCTGGTGAGGATGCAGATACATTGGGCTTAACTGGTCATGAGCGTTATAGCATAGAGCTTCCAAGTAAAGCCAGTGAAATTAGGCCTGGCCAGGATGTTACTGTCACTACTGACAATGGAAAATCATTCACATGCATCCTTCGCTTTGATACCGAGGTAATAATCCCTGGCTTTTCTAACAATTTCCACTTTTAAAAACCAAAAGTCTTGCACGTTTGTTATTATTGGCTGAATTGTTACAATTTTTTCATTCCAAAGATTTTCGTGTTCACAAACAACTAATATTCACCAATGAAATTTTAGATACAGATCCAAATACATTTGGTATGAAAAAGGGTGTGAATTACCATGAAATTTGTACAGTTTATTGATCTCTCCACCAACAGCTTCTTTTATGTGGGTCTGATCAAGTATAGATAGACTTTGTTCGAAACAAAATCCACACCCAGATCAGAAAATGAGAAAAGATATGAAAtgatgttttcaaatgaaaccAATAACCACGAAATAGCCAAATCTGGAACATCCTGATCTAAGAAACAACCAATGGATTTCTATATACAGCTCCAAATGTGCATAAGTTTAGATAGACTTGGTTTCCAAACAGAATCTCATCCGAAACTCTAAAACAAATATGTGCATCTGTTTTTTCTATTCATCTTTTTCTTGGTATGTATTATGGACCCTTTAATGTGGAGTTTCTTTTTACATGTGGTGTAGGTGGAATTGGTGTACTTTGATCATGGAGGCATCCTTCCATATGTCATAAGGAATCTCAGCAAGCAGTAAAAGTATctttttcatcatctttttcttttaacttCCAGTTCAATGTCTTTAACATCTGATTTTGATTGACAAGAGATGATGAAAAGATGAACCAACCCCAACTTCCCTTTTAAAAAGAACTGAAAAGAACAGAGCTCTGAACTTTCctgtttaatttttctttttttacttgtTGCTTGTTGTTTGATGGGGAAATAATTTACCATGTTCTATATGCTTCAAAGTGTTCGGTCttgtttttatttgagattagtggattttgaaaagtagcttttgttataataataataatagaaaatatatatttatcaaatattaaaacaaaattagttttatttgaaaaatgtaacttttttggttatttatttGGTGATTACAAATTTTGAATACACATATAGGTTGGGAGACTCATAGCTAATGGCAATGAGTTCGGTTATAACTCtatgtaacaattatttaaatgaatgtTGTATtcacttaaaattaaataatgattgaattaataattgaattatattaatccTTTTATGAAATAGAAAATAGTTTTCatgaatcattatttttttctaattttaaatttaatattattaacactatcaaaattcttaatttgtaattttgttaagttttttcagtgtaattttaaatttattttatttaaaaaaaaaaagttgtatttgCTTCTAATCTGAGCGTGACTAGTTCTCGCGGGTTAGGTACATATTTAAATTACAAAGTTTTTCAGATTGGATTAAAAATTAGCAcgacaatatatatttttttttttattaagttttaagtttaattcaatagaaaattttaatatattatagtatattttaGCTTAAACAAATAAACCGATATTCTACGTGAATTTTTCGAAACCTAATGAAATggtaaaagtaaaataagaCTAGGGTAGCATAGTAAATGCATTCCTCGTTTATGTGATCTCAAGTTGATCCTCGGTTCACGTTTATATGATCTTAGATTGATTCTCGGTTAGTTACGCAGAAATTGTTGAATCATgtacatataatatttattcttaaaaaaaaaatccatacaAGTCCCTAAAATATCCTTATTCTCATTACTTTACATTATGAAACAAAATATCTTATGCATTTTAAAAACGTTAATTTTCTAGATTTGGTacatagttttaatttatttaaaatatataattaactaataatttttttattattaaaaagaaggaaaaaaagctcacttagacgtatgtacttgtacaactagctcacttagacgtatgtactaataaaagttcatttaaacgtactaactatcaaaaattggctcatttagcctcttttaatgaccttttattagtacatacgtctaagtgagttaattgtacaagtacatacgtctaaatgagctttttttttttttttttttttttaatccatattttctataaaaaaccatattttatttatggttATTAATAGTTAGAAAAATTGAAACTTtactaataataaacaatttaatgAGCTGTCATCATTCCGTATTCATCTCAATCGCCTACAGATGGGGGCCCACTAATGTGCGTTGAATCTACGCATTTAAAAGAGGTAATAAATCAACGCTGACCGTCCGATCTAAACCGACCTAATCTATCGTGTTTAAAATTCATTCAACAACCACCTCTATATATATTCTTCTCGCTCTATAATCAATtttcatctcatctcatctttcatttcGATTTCTCAATTTCCCGATCACTACTCAACAAACTAATTCAAGGTTTGATTTCTGTTCATCTgtttttgaacttttattgatCCTTTTCAAGATATATTCACGTTCCTTTGGCTAGATCTTGTTTGATCGTGTGAAAATTTTATGAACTTTGTTTGAGATTTTGTGTTGTTTACCTTATCTGATGATTATTCGTGTTAAAAAACTCTAGATCTGGTAATGATTCGTCACGATCGTCGACGAAAGATCGTTTATGTTCATCGCATATTTGATTTTAGAACTTGTATTGATTCTTGTTAAGATCTATTAGTTGTGATTAATCAGCTTCGGCTATAGACCGTGAAATTCTAATCGTTTTTACCTTACCTGATGACTCTAGATCTTGCTGAATTCATTATTCAAGTTATTCGTTTCGATCGTTGTTTCTTTTCATCTGATTATAGAACTTGTATCGATTCTTGATTACCTAGTGTTTGTTCGATCTTGATTTTCgccttttttaattaattgaccGTTTCTCTTCGTAATCTCTAGGGTTCCGATCAAGATTACCTTACCTGATGACTCTAGATCTTGTTGAATCCATTATTCAAGTTATTCGTCTCGATTCTGTTCATCTGATTATAGAACTTGTATTGATCCTTGATTACCTAGGGTTTGTTCGATCATGATTTTTAtctgtttttaattaattgatcgGTTCTCTCCCTAATCTCTAGGGTTCCGAGCAAGATTACCTTACCTGATGACTCTAGATCTTGTTGAATCCATTATTCAAGTTATTCATATCGATCGTTGTTTCTGTTCAACTGATTATGGAAGACGTTTCTTAGATTGATCTTATCTTTGGCCAGACCTAGGGTTTGTTTGATCGTGAAATTCTTATCGTGGTTTACCTTACCTGATGACTCTAGTTCTTGTTCAATTCATTATTAGTTTCTATAATTGTTTATGTTCATCTGTTTATAGAACTTGTATTGATCCTTGATTACCTAGGGTTTATTCGATCATGATTTTTGCCTgcttttaattaattgatcgTTTTCTTTGTTATCTCTAGGGTTCCGAGCAAATATCCGACAAAGTACATGGTTGATATAGACATCCAGGTCCCCACTACTTTCGGTGAGCTAATTTCTTCTTTGATTGTTAACATAAAGAAAGCAAATTATGGAATAATCTGAGATTATGTTTTGACTACTAAACAGATCCATTCGCTGATACAAACGACGATTCGGGTGCTCCTGGAGCGAAAGAATACGTTCATATTCGTGTACA
This genomic window contains:
- the LOC124910403 gene encoding aconitate hydratase, cytoplasmic-like, which produces MHIEPPTFSFQSSSSSPIVRAVRSVRFVSSLYRISRIPTLSSRLSVSNPLYPRCSLIDSPSICISSASRSWTRDLHLRSRAQIRNSAIQRNISTMAAENPFASIFTSLPKPEGGEFGKYYSLPALNDPRIDSLPFSIRILLESAIRNCDNFQVTQKDVEKIIDWENTSPKQVEIPFKPARVLLQDFTGVPAVVDLASMRDAMNSLGSDPNKINPLVPVDLVIDHSVQVDVARSENAVQANMELEFHRNKERFGFLRWGSTAFRNMLVVPPGSGIVHQVNLEYLGRVVFNTDGVLYPDSVVGTDSHTTMIDGLGVAGWGVGGIEAEAVMLGQPMSMVLPGVVGFQLSGKLRSGVTATDLVLTVTQILRKHGVVGKFVEFYGEGMGELSLADRATIANMSPEYGATMGFFPVDHVTLQYLKLTGRSDETVARIEAYLRANKMFVDYNEPQQKRVYSSYLELNLAEVEPCMSGPKRPHDRVPLKDMKADWHSCVASKVGFKGFGVPIEERPKVANFSFHGQPAELKHGSVVIAAITSCTNTSNPSVMLGAALVAKKACDLGLEVKPWTKTSLAPGSGVVTKYLLQSGLQKYLNQLGFNIVGYGCTTCIGNSGDLDESVSSAITDNDIIAAAVLSGNRNFEGRVHPLTRANYLASPPLVVAYALAGTVDIDFEKEPIGTGKDGNSVYFRDIWPSTEEIAEVVQSSVLPDMFKSTYEAITNGNAMWNSLSVPSSSLYEWDSKSTYIHDPPYFKGMTVDPPGPNGVKDAYCLLNFGDSITTDHISPAGSIHKDSPAAKYLLERGVDRKDFNSYGSRRGNDEVMARGTFANIRIVNKLLNGEVGPKTVHIPTGEKLYVYDAAMRYKAAGQGTVVLAGAEYGSGSSRDWAAKGPMLLGVKAVIAKSFERIHRSNLVGMGVIPLCFKSGEDADTLGLTGHERYSIELPSKASEIRPGQDVTVTTDNGKSFTCILRFDTEVELVYFDHGGILPYVIRNLSKQ